One Pseudomonas fluorescens genomic region harbors:
- the pilO gene encoding type 4a pilus biogenesis protein PilO — protein MKPSEWLQGLRNIDFNDLDTNNIGSWPSAVKAMAGALLMVLILGLGYNFFISDLESQLHAKREEEATLKEQFASKARLSANLELYTQQMKEMENSFGVLLRQLPSDTEVPGLLEDITRTGLGSGLEFEEIKLLPEVTQPFYIELPIQITVTGAYHDLATFVSGVAGLPRIVTLHDFDLVPVTPDGGPKLRMSILAKTYRYNDKGLQK, from the coding sequence ATGAAGCCGTCCGAGTGGCTGCAGGGGCTGCGCAACATTGACTTCAACGACCTCGATACCAACAACATCGGCTCCTGGCCGTCCGCGGTAAAAGCCATGGCCGGCGCACTATTGATGGTGCTGATATTGGGGCTGGGCTATAACTTTTTCATCAGCGACCTGGAAAGCCAGCTTCACGCCAAGCGCGAAGAGGAGGCGACACTCAAGGAACAGTTCGCCAGCAAGGCGCGTCTGTCGGCCAATCTGGAGCTGTACACCCAGCAAATGAAAGAGATGGAAAACTCTTTCGGCGTGCTCCTGCGGCAGTTGCCCAGCGACACCGAAGTCCCTGGCCTTCTGGAGGACATCACCCGCACGGGGTTAGGCAGCGGCCTGGAATTCGAAGAGATCAAATTGCTGCCGGAGGTAACCCAGCCGTTCTACATCGAACTGCCGATCCAGATCACCGTGACCGGCGCTTATCATGACCTCGCCACATTTGTCAGTGGCGTTGCCGGGCTGCCACGCATCGTGACCTTGCATGATTTTGACCTGGTGCCCGTGACTCCGGACGGCGGGCCAAAATTACGCATGAGCATACTCGCCAAGACTTACCGCTATAACGACAAGGGGCTGCAGAAATGA
- a CDS encoding PilN domain-containing protein — translation MARINLLPWREERREERRKRFLLALVGVVVGSIGAVLIADQITSAAIARQMARNNYIGKQIAVVDERIKQISDLKARRQQLVERMRIIQDLQGNRQISGRIFDQLARTLPDGVYFTDVKMSGKTLSISGAAESNNRVSELMRNLDASDWFDAPSLNEVKATTAGQVDQANTFELTVRQMQPKMLEGDQ, via the coding sequence ATGGCGCGGATCAACCTTTTACCTTGGCGCGAGGAGCGCCGCGAAGAACGGCGCAAGCGTTTTCTGCTGGCTCTGGTCGGCGTGGTGGTCGGCTCCATTGGCGCCGTACTGATTGCCGATCAGATCACCAGTGCCGCCATCGCCCGGCAAATGGCACGTAACAACTACATCGGCAAACAGATTGCCGTGGTCGATGAGCGGATCAAACAGATCAGCGATCTCAAGGCGCGTCGCCAGCAACTGGTCGAGCGCATGCGCATCATCCAGGACTTGCAAGGCAACCGGCAGATCAGTGGGCGAATCTTCGACCAACTGGCGCGCACGCTGCCCGACGGTGTGTATTTCACCGACGTGAAGATGAGCGGCAAAACCCTGTCGATCAGTGGCGCGGCCGAATCGAATAATCGCGTCTCCGAACTGATGCGCAATCTGGATGCCTCCGATTGGTTCGATGCGCCGAGTCTCAACGAAGTGAAGGCGACGACTGCCGGTCAGGTGGATCAGGCCAATACTTTCGAACTGACCGTTCGGCAGATGCAGCCCAAAATGCTGGAGGGCGACCAATGA
- a CDS encoding pilus assembly protein PilM, whose translation MLGLFNKKANTLLGIDISSTSVKLLELSRQGDRYRVEAYAVEPLPINAVVEKNIAELEGVGLALSRVLVKARTGSKGVAVAVAGSAVITKIIEMDAWLSDDELENQLKIEADQYIPYPLDEVAIDFEVQGVSARNPERVNVLLAACRKENVEVREAALALAGLTARVVDVEAYALERAFSLLATQLAASQERLTVAVVDIGATMTTLSVLHNGKIIYTREQLFGGRQLTEEIQRRYGLTLEQAGLAKKQGGLPDDYVAEVLQPFREALVQQVSRSLQFFFASGQYNAVDHILLAGGTASVPGLDRLIEQRLHTPTQVANPFSNMALSSKVNAGALASDAPALMIACGLALRSFD comes from the coding sequence ACATCAGCTCCACCTCGGTGAAGCTGTTGGAATTGAGCCGTCAGGGTGATCGCTACCGGGTCGAGGCGTATGCGGTAGAGCCGCTGCCGATCAATGCGGTGGTCGAAAAGAACATCGCCGAACTCGAAGGCGTCGGCCTCGCCCTCAGTCGGGTGCTGGTCAAGGCGCGCACCGGCTCGAAAGGCGTGGCGGTGGCCGTCGCCGGTTCGGCGGTGATCACCAAGATCATCGAAATGGACGCCTGGCTTTCCGACGACGAACTGGAAAACCAGCTCAAGATCGAGGCCGATCAATACATTCCCTATCCACTGGATGAAGTCGCCATCGACTTCGAAGTCCAGGGCGTGTCCGCGCGCAATCCGGAGCGGGTCAACGTCTTGCTGGCCGCCTGCCGCAAGGAAAACGTCGAAGTGCGCGAAGCGGCATTGGCGCTGGCCGGGCTGACAGCACGAGTGGTCGACGTAGAGGCCTACGCGCTGGAGCGCGCATTCAGTCTGCTGGCAACACAATTGGCCGCTTCGCAAGAGCGTCTGACCGTCGCAGTGGTCGACATCGGCGCGACCATGACCACCCTCAGTGTCCTGCACAACGGCAAAATCATTTATACGCGCGAGCAGCTGTTCGGCGGCCGGCAATTGACCGAGGAAATCCAGCGTCGCTACGGCCTGACCCTCGAGCAAGCGGGACTTGCGAAAAAACAGGGAGGGTTGCCCGATGATTATGTCGCCGAGGTCTTGCAGCCGTTCCGCGAAGCGCTGGTGCAGCAGGTTTCGCGCTCACTGCAGTTCTTCTTCGCCTCCGGGCAGTACAACGCCGTCGATCACATCCTGCTTGCCGGTGGCACGGCCTCGGTGCCGGGGCTGGATCGGTTGATCGAGCAGCGCTTGCACACGCCGACCCAAGTGGCCAATCCGTTTTCCAACATGGCCCTGAGCAGCAAAGTCAATGCGGGGGCGCTAGCCAGTGACGCGCCGGCGCTGATGATCGCTTGCGGGCTCGCGCTCAGGAGTTTCGACTGA